One stretch of Dehalobacter sp. DNA includes these proteins:
- the spoVG gene encoding septation regulator SpoVG, whose product MEITDVRVRKVNAEGKMKAVVSVTFDNEFVVHDVKVVEGTNGLFVAMPSRKTPEGDFRDIAHPISSAAREKIQTKVLEEYGKGIE is encoded by the coding sequence ATGGAGATTACTGACGTCAGAGTCCGAAAGGTAAATGCCGAAGGCAAGATGAAAGCAGTCGTATCGGTTACATTTGACAACGAGTTTGTTGTTCACGATGTAAAAGTGGTTGAAGGGACGAATGGTTTATTTGTGGCGATGCCCAGTCGAAAGACCCCGGAAGGCGATTTTCGCGATATTGCCCACCCGATTTCATCTGCGGCAAGAGAAAAAATCCAGACTAAGGTACTAGAAGAATACGGAAAGGGCATTGAATAA
- the glmU gene encoding bifunctional UDP-N-acetylglucosamine diphosphorylase/glucosamine-1-phosphate N-acetyltransferase GlmU — MSHFTAVILAAGKGTRMKSELPKVMHTLAGRPLIDHVLEKVAKPGINDVITIVGHGREMLSEHLGERTRVVVQEEQLGTGHAMMQVLPLVDEDSSILVLSGDQPLLAGHTLQSLMEIHQKTGSSATVLTAIMENPSGYGRILKENNVFQGIIEEKDADALQKGIKEINTGTYCFNGAALKFALQKITPKNAQGEYYLTDVFDILLSSGQKIEVFCTNDPSEALGINNRVQLAEAEDILYDRIRKYWMMEGVTIINPPSVFIDAEVVLGKDVILNPFTIIKGNTRIEEGANIGPSTTLINCVCQKGCQIEHSVARDAVIGENCLVGPYAYLRPGTVLGKEVKVGDFVEIKNSIIEEGTKVPHLSYIGDSRLGKNVNIGAGTITCNYDGENKHQTIIEDRVFVGSNTNFVAPVSIGKEAVIGAGSTITKDVPGQALAIERSQQRIIENWHSAKKK, encoded by the coding sequence ATGTCTCATTTTACAGCAGTCATTTTGGCTGCGGGAAAAGGTACCCGTATGAAATCGGAATTACCGAAAGTGATGCACACTCTGGCTGGCCGTCCGCTGATTGACCACGTTCTGGAGAAGGTTGCAAAACCGGGAATTAATGATGTCATTACGATTGTCGGTCATGGCCGCGAAATGTTGTCGGAACACCTTGGGGAACGAACCAGGGTGGTTGTTCAGGAAGAACAATTGGGTACAGGTCACGCCATGATGCAGGTATTGCCATTGGTCGATGAAGACAGTAGCATTCTGGTCTTAAGCGGGGATCAGCCGCTTTTAGCGGGGCATACGCTTCAGTCATTAATGGAGATTCACCAAAAGACGGGCTCTTCAGCCACAGTACTCACGGCAATCATGGAGAATCCTTCTGGTTATGGAAGGATATTGAAAGAGAACAATGTTTTTCAAGGCATTATCGAAGAAAAAGATGCAGATGCTTTGCAAAAAGGGATTAAGGAGATCAATACAGGCACCTATTGTTTCAACGGAGCAGCCTTGAAATTTGCGCTTCAGAAGATTACGCCTAAAAATGCCCAGGGCGAGTATTATCTCACTGATGTCTTTGATATCCTACTTTCGTCCGGTCAAAAAATTGAGGTCTTTTGTACGAACGACCCGTCAGAAGCTTTAGGCATTAATAATCGGGTTCAGCTGGCTGAAGCCGAGGATATCTTGTATGATCGAATCAGAAAATACTGGATGATGGAGGGAGTAACGATCATCAATCCTCCATCGGTTTTTATAGATGCGGAAGTTGTTCTTGGGAAGGACGTCATCCTTAATCCTTTTACGATAATTAAAGGAAATACCAGGATTGAAGAAGGCGCGAACATTGGCCCCTCGACAACACTGATCAACTGTGTTTGTCAGAAGGGATGTCAAATCGAGCACTCTGTTGCGCGAGACGCAGTGATCGGAGAGAATTGCCTTGTGGGACCGTATGCTTACCTGAGACCCGGAACGGTTTTGGGTAAAGAGGTTAAAGTTGGTGATTTCGTAGAAATTAAAAACAGCATCATTGAAGAGGGAACCAAAGTCCCTCACCTGAGCTATATTGGTGATTCCAGATTGGGCAAAAATGTGAACATAGGTGCCGGAACGATTACCTGCAACTATGATGGTGAGAATAAGCATCAGACCATTATTGAAGACCGTGTTTTTGTCGGCAGCAATACAAACTTTGTTGCTCCGGTATCCATCGGCAAAGAAGCAGTCATCGGCGCCGGGTCAACAATTACGAAAGATGTTCCTGGTCAGGCTCTGGCGATCGAAAGATCACAAC
- a CDS encoding DUF4093 domain-containing protein, whose amino-acid sequence MNFNTNTGLDYEPLIVVEGKNDAHAVRRALGKVDVIWTEGFGLTEQKLEYIAEMAERRGVIVCTDPDFAGKQIRERINKRIPKARHVYLSVEVARNPKDHDIGLENVSSEEIRKAFSKILEVKISNMDSNDGVKIAEKMNTEAVVMADLRQSGLVGQSCSAARRSRLGRILGIGDTNAKQFLFRVNRFGITKDEFYSAVKQMEGNGK is encoded by the coding sequence TATGAGCCGCTGATCGTGGTCGAAGGAAAAAACGATGCGCATGCAGTCAGACGTGCCCTGGGCAAAGTTGACGTCATCTGGACGGAGGGGTTTGGATTGACCGAACAAAAGCTGGAGTATATTGCGGAGATGGCAGAGAGACGCGGCGTTATTGTCTGTACGGACCCTGATTTTGCCGGAAAACAGATTCGGGAGCGGATCAATAAACGGATCCCGAAAGCCAGGCATGTTTATCTTTCTGTCGAGGTAGCCCGCAATCCGAAAGATCATGATATTGGCCTGGAAAACGTTTCTTCGGAGGAGATCAGGAAAGCGTTTTCCAAAATACTCGAAGTAAAGATTTCGAATATGGACAGCAACGATGGAGTGAAAATTGCTGAGAAGATGAATACTGAGGCGGTAGTAATGGCTGATTTGCGGCAAAGCGGCCTGGTTGGGCAAAGCTGTTCGGCTGCAAGACGGTCCCGGCTCGGGAGAATTTTGGGGATTGGGGATACCAACGCCAAGCAATTTTTATTTCGCGTCAACCGTTTTGGGATAACCAAAGACGAATTTTATTCCGCAGTAAAGCAGATGGAAGGGAATGGAAAGTAA
- the rsmA gene encoding 16S rRNA (adenine(1518)-N(6)/adenine(1519)-N(6))-dimethyltransferase RsmA, which yields MTEARWEDTTSYIRRVVRHGVRAKKSLGQNFLVDDSIIERIVQEGVPRTDLPLVEIGPGPGALTRMLAPKYPKMWAVELDKEKVELLQRELNAYPFVLLHMDALKLKLANLWGQEKGWLIGNLPYYITNPLLMHFLDQAESLQGMTVMVQKEVADRMCALPGGRDYGILSIAVQLSAEVKRLFDVPPSAFWPQPKVTSTVLRLDIRPYPGFSLEKRDVFFKVVRAAFAQRRKMLLNTLSSGLSLPKEQTAEILKAAGVDPKLRAEDVGILDYQKIVVVWEAQRN from the coding sequence GTGACGGAAGCAAGATGGGAAGATACGACGTCCTATATCCGCAGAGTTGTACGCCATGGCGTCCGGGCCAAAAAATCTTTGGGTCAGAATTTTTTAGTTGATGACAGTATTATTGAAAGAATTGTACAGGAGGGCGTGCCCCGGACCGATCTGCCGCTGGTCGAGATTGGACCGGGACCGGGCGCACTTACAAGGATGCTTGCCCCGAAATACCCTAAAATGTGGGCGGTAGAACTTGATAAGGAAAAGGTTGAGCTGCTCCAAAGAGAATTAAACGCCTACCCGTTTGTTCTGCTGCATATGGATGCCCTGAAGCTTAAACTAGCCAATCTCTGGGGACAGGAAAAAGGCTGGCTGATTGGCAATCTCCCATACTACATCACAAATCCGCTACTGATGCATTTTCTTGACCAAGCGGAATCGCTGCAGGGCATGACCGTAATGGTCCAGAAAGAAGTTGCCGACCGAATGTGTGCCCTGCCCGGGGGAAGGGATTATGGGATATTATCGATTGCCGTTCAGTTATCAGCCGAGGTCAAAAGGCTGTTCGATGTTCCCCCTTCGGCCTTCTGGCCTCAGCCGAAGGTCACATCGACGGTGCTAAGACTGGATATCCGGCCATATCCAGGATTCTCATTGGAAAAGAGAGACGTCTTTTTCAAGGTTGTGCGGGCGGCTTTTGCGCAGCGAAGGAAGATGCTGCTGAATACGCTTTCCAGCGGACTCTCCTTACCCAAAGAGCAAACTGCGGAGATACTCAAGGCTGCAGGAGTAGACCCGAAGCTCAGGGCTGAAGATGTCGGGATACTTGATTATCAGAAGATTGTAGTCGTCTGGGAGGCGCAAAGAAATTGA
- the ispE gene encoding 4-(cytidine 5'-diphospho)-2-C-methyl-D-erythritol kinase encodes MKENSVVVLAPAKINLALAVNDIRADGYHSLETVFQSVSLFDRVEITLQGGGISCLCGELSGEKNLAYQAAGLFLDEYKTRTSGAIPGVEIKIEKHIPLQAGLAGGSSDAAAVLIGLNRLLSNPFSYEHLVGLAKQCGSDTAFCLLGGTAWGEGTGSELQELPPAPEMDIILVKPEQGVSTADAYRLFDKRAEFSKLNQQRWVSVLSAARIDTIGRMLSNDLENIVFDLVPKISVLKRLLLEGGCLGALMSGSGSTMFGIVKDYSQGEKMRKVLAEKGYHQTWLVKTIGSRNINLEKRSDFWWKDV; translated from the coding sequence ATGAAAGAAAATTCTGTGGTTGTTTTGGCACCGGCCAAGATAAACCTTGCGCTGGCTGTCAATGATATCAGGGCTGACGGATATCATAGTCTTGAAACGGTCTTTCAATCTGTGTCTCTGTTTGACCGGGTTGAGATCACACTTCAAGGTGGCGGGATATCTTGCCTTTGCGGCGAATTAAGCGGCGAAAAAAATCTCGCTTATCAGGCTGCCGGGCTTTTTCTGGATGAATATAAGACCAGGACGTCAGGTGCCATTCCCGGAGTTGAGATTAAGATCGAAAAACATATTCCGTTGCAGGCGGGGCTTGCCGGGGGAAGCAGTGATGCCGCAGCTGTTCTTATAGGATTGAACAGGCTACTGTCAAATCCTTTCTCCTATGAACATTTAGTGGGGCTGGCTAAACAATGTGGTTCGGATACGGCATTTTGTCTGCTTGGAGGAACAGCATGGGGGGAAGGGACCGGTTCTGAACTCCAAGAACTCCCCCCGGCACCCGAGATGGATATCATCCTGGTTAAACCGGAGCAGGGGGTAAGCACTGCAGATGCATATCGATTGTTTGATAAACGCGCTGAGTTTTCGAAGCTCAATCAACAAAGATGGGTGAGTGTTCTAAGTGCTGCCAGGATCGATACGATTGGCAGAATGCTTTCTAATGATCTGGAGAATATTGTTTTTGATCTTGTCCCTAAGATTTCTGTCTTAAAACGGCTGTTGCTGGAAGGAGGCTGCCTTGGAGCTCTGATGTCCGGAAGCGGGTCTACAATGTTCGGAATCGTAAAGGATTATAGTCAGGGGGAAAAGATGCGCAAGGTTCTGGCTGAGAAGGGTTATCATCAAACCTGGTTAGTAAAAACGATTGGTTCTCGAAATATTAATCTGGAGAAAAGGAGTGATTTTTGGTGGAAAGACGTTTAG
- the purR gene encoding pur operon repressor, with amino-acid sequence MKRIERMIALTEILISHPNELLTLGFFADRFDTARSTISEDLVAIKESLTLTDKGNLDTISGAAGGVKYLPGIGREEAKNFLTSLAGNLNAGDRTLPGGFLYMSDILYNPIIARKLGLIFASVFRKRSPEAVITIETKGIPLALMTADALGVPAVVVQHGNKVTEGSSVSINYISGSSKRIQTMSLTRKALGTGKKVLIIDDFIKAGGTAKGLIDLMQEFDAKVVGLGILMEDTLWNNSRLVEDYLALLQLEIDSSKGRTFVKANDPKMM; translated from the coding sequence ATGAAAAGAATTGAAAGAATGATTGCGTTAACAGAAATCCTGATTTCCCACCCGAATGAGCTTTTGACTTTGGGTTTTTTTGCCGACCGTTTTGACACTGCGAGATCGACCATCAGTGAAGACCTGGTCGCGATTAAAGAAAGTTTAACGCTCACGGACAAGGGCAATTTGGATACAATTTCAGGGGCGGCCGGAGGTGTCAAGTATTTGCCCGGAATCGGCAGAGAAGAAGCAAAAAACTTCCTGACATCTCTTGCCGGAAATTTAAATGCGGGCGACAGAACGCTTCCTGGCGGATTTCTTTATATGTCTGATATTCTCTATAATCCGATCATTGCCAGGAAATTAGGGCTTATTTTTGCGAGCGTTTTTCGGAAAAGAAGTCCTGAAGCCGTGATAACGATTGAAACAAAAGGAATTCCGCTGGCCCTGATGACTGCTGATGCGCTGGGTGTACCTGCTGTTGTGGTGCAGCATGGCAATAAGGTGACGGAAGGTTCTTCGGTTAGTATTAATTACATATCCGGTTCCTCCAAAAGAATTCAGACCATGTCTTTAACCCGCAAGGCTTTGGGTACCGGGAAAAAAGTGCTGATCATTGATGATTTCATTAAAGCCGGGGGCACAGCCAAAGGGCTGATCGACCTTATGCAGGAATTTGATGCCAAAGTCGTAGGCCTTGGCATTTTGATGGAAGATACACTCTGGAATAACTCAAGGCTAGTCGAAGACTACCTTGCTCTTCTGCAGCTGGAAATAGATTCTTCAAAAGGCAGGACGTTTGTCAAGGCAAATGACCCAAAAATGATGTAG
- the cphA gene encoding cyanophycin synthetase has translation MKIHQVKAIEGANFFSYRPVIRGIVSIAEWQGKMTHELGDFNQRLLKALPSLADHTCSRGKPGGFVERLEEGTLPGHVLEHVSIELLTLAGEKSRYGKTRILVEEMEEYEVIYEYECKEAAIEALYAAAGFLNRLRYGEEPNAEPLVAQLKKLRSAYMPGPSTQAILQACLDRGIPYDKLGDGNLYQLGYGRLQKRIQAAMTSGTSCIGTDIAADKQLTRLILSESAIPVPRGKIASSEEEILKLFRQFDGSVVVKPCMGNQGKGVSLNLTKESEIVKACRLAQIYSTKVIIEEYIKGNNYRLLVVGGKLVAAARRRPPIVAGNGKSSIEELIEQENNNPLRGTGHEKYLSKIAVDPVLILDLSRQGFSLKSVPHLGEKVVLRQSANLSTGSTAVDVTDLVHRDNAELAVYAASVLGLDIAGIDFILEDIRRSYREQDGRIIEVNAAPGLRMHLLPSAGQSRNIGRDIVNILFPHGNGRIPIVSVTGTNGKTTVVRLLSKMLRKQQLTVGMTSTEGIYINDRLLSKGDHSGPASARTVLRHPDVQVAVLETARGGILRAGLGYDYADVAIITNISEDHLGQYGIDTIEDLSKVKSLVAERVQKHGFAILNADDPQVVNLDQKASGHVIYFSTEIQNRRICKHLAFGGVAVVADQKKIWIYQGTCGSTVCNLNKIPITWGGKARHNVQNVLAAVAACYALGYTAPQIRRAVSGFGQNPEDNQGRLEYYEMDGFKVILDYGHNPAGIKEVVQTLQTIGHKRIVGCIGLPGDRSDTTVKQFAREAAAGFDLLYIKEDADLRGRKSGEIAHMIYEEALREGKKASSIKIILKEEEALREALAKAREGDIVVIFYEKAEPLRKIINDHLNLILPEIRNLAD, from the coding sequence ATGAAGATACATCAGGTGAAAGCAATTGAAGGTGCAAACTTTTTCAGTTACAGGCCCGTGATCCGCGGAATCGTCAGTATTGCCGAATGGCAGGGGAAAATGACCCATGAGCTTGGCGATTTCAATCAAAGATTGTTAAAGGCGCTACCTTCACTTGCCGACCATACCTGTTCCCGTGGAAAACCCGGAGGGTTTGTTGAAAGACTGGAAGAAGGAACATTGCCTGGACATGTATTGGAGCATGTCAGTATAGAATTACTGACTTTAGCCGGAGAAAAAAGCCGTTACGGCAAAACGCGTATTCTGGTTGAAGAAATGGAAGAATATGAGGTGATCTATGAATATGAATGCAAGGAAGCAGCGATTGAGGCACTTTATGCTGCAGCCGGTTTTCTCAACCGGCTGCGCTATGGGGAAGAGCCGAATGCTGAGCCGTTGGTCGCTCAATTAAAAAAACTTCGTTCAGCGTATATGCCTGGGCCGTCCACGCAAGCCATTCTTCAGGCTTGCCTTGACAGAGGTATTCCTTACGATAAGCTCGGGGATGGGAATCTTTATCAGCTTGGCTATGGCCGTCTGCAAAAAAGAATACAGGCGGCGATGACAAGTGGAACGAGCTGCATCGGAACAGATATTGCAGCAGACAAACAGCTTACGCGGCTAATACTCAGTGAATCTGCCATACCGGTTCCACGCGGAAAGATTGCTTCTTCGGAAGAGGAGATTCTGAAGCTGTTCCGACAATTTGACGGCAGTGTGGTTGTCAAGCCTTGTATGGGCAATCAGGGGAAAGGTGTATCTCTCAATTTAACGAAGGAAAGTGAGATTGTTAAAGCCTGCCGCCTGGCGCAGATCTACAGCACAAAGGTGATTATCGAAGAATACATCAAAGGAAACAACTACCGGCTTCTTGTTGTTGGGGGCAAATTGGTGGCGGCGGCCAGGAGAAGACCGCCGATAGTTGCCGGAAACGGCAAATCGAGCATTGAAGAGCTGATCGAACAGGAAAATAATAATCCTCTAAGGGGAACGGGGCATGAAAAATATTTATCAAAAATCGCGGTTGATCCCGTTCTTATTTTAGATCTCAGCCGGCAGGGATTTTCGCTGAAATCTGTTCCACATCTTGGAGAAAAAGTCGTACTCCGGCAAAGTGCGAACCTCAGTACCGGATCAACGGCAGTGGACGTGACAGATTTGGTGCACAGGGATAATGCTGAGCTGGCTGTTTATGCAGCAAGCGTACTGGGACTCGATATTGCCGGGATAGACTTTATTCTGGAAGATATCAGGCGTTCTTACCGGGAGCAGGATGGCAGAATTATTGAGGTCAATGCAGCTCCGGGTTTAAGGATGCATTTGCTGCCCAGTGCCGGCCAAAGCAGGAATATCGGCAGGGATATTGTCAATATCCTCTTTCCGCATGGAAACGGCAGAATCCCTATTGTCTCGGTGACAGGAACCAATGGCAAGACAACTGTCGTCCGTCTTTTAAGTAAAATGCTCCGGAAACAGCAGTTAACAGTAGGGATGACTTCCACGGAAGGAATCTATATTAATGACAGACTGCTCAGCAAGGGTGACCACAGCGGACCTGCCAGTGCCAGGACTGTCCTGAGACACCCCGATGTCCAAGTTGCAGTCCTGGAAACAGCCAGAGGGGGGATTTTACGGGCGGGTCTCGGTTATGATTATGCGGATGTCGCGATTATCACAAATATTTCTGAGGATCATCTCGGTCAATACGGTATTGATACTATTGAGGATTTGAGCAAGGTGAAGAGTCTGGTTGCTGAAAGAGTACAAAAGCATGGTTTTGCCATTCTAAATGCGGATGATCCTCAGGTTGTGAACCTGGACCAAAAAGCCAGTGGCCATGTTATTTACTTTAGTACCGAAATCCAAAACAGAAGAATCTGTAAACACCTGGCGTTTGGAGGGGTTGCCGTGGTCGCAGATCAGAAGAAGATATGGATTTACCAGGGGACCTGCGGCTCAACTGTTTGTAACCTGAACAAAATCCCGATTACCTGGGGAGGAAAAGCGAGGCATAATGTTCAAAATGTCCTGGCAGCTGTTGCAGCTTGCTACGCTTTGGGATATACTGCTCCGCAAATCAGGAGGGCGGTAAGCGGCTTTGGGCAAAATCCTGAAGATAATCAGGGAAGGCTCGAATATTATGAAATGGATGGCTTTAAGGTAATTCTGGATTACGGTCATAACCCCGCCGGTATTAAAGAGGTTGTCCAAACACTTCAGACGATTGGGCACAAGAGGATTGTAGGGTGTATCGGCTTGCCCGGTGACAGAAGCGACACCACAGTAAAACAATTTGCCAGGGAAGCTGCCGCAGGATTTGATCTACTGTATATTAAGGAAGATGCAGATCTGCGAGGCAGAAAATCAGGAGAAATTGCGCATATGATCTATGAAGAGGCTTTAAGGGAAGGGAAAAAGGCAAGTTCAATAAAGATCATTCTTAAGGAAGAGGAAGCCTTGCGCGAAGCTCTGGCAAAAGCCAGAGAAGGAGATATTGTTGTGATCTTTTATGAAAAAGCAGAGCCGTTAAGAAAAATCATTAATGATCACCTCAATTTAATCCTGCCGGAAATAAGAAATTTGGCGGATTAG
- a CDS encoding cyanophycinase, with product MTEHIMGNLLIIGGAEDKEKDCKILKYYYREAGEKRSRICVITAASEDGEQAGIIYRDLFMRFGCSNIDVIAIQDRAYANAGENIEKIVQASGIFFTGGDQLRITAMIGGTAMGMALQHLYEQGVIIGGTSAGASVMSDTMIIGGQGDTPGEDLIQMAPGLGLLKGVIIDQHFAQRGRIGRLMTAVSLNPYFLGMGIDEDTSVHIRKDGTFRVIGRGTVLIADASCAVISNVDDLNNGKPLALAPVKVHVLSEGWRFNITERTSFLSEAEGFSMNHSELSKKEMKQEATSS from the coding sequence ATGACCGAGCATATTATGGGAAATCTGCTTATTATCGGCGGAGCAGAAGACAAGGAAAAAGACTGTAAAATTTTAAAATATTATTACCGCGAGGCAGGAGAAAAAAGATCCAGGATATGTGTGATTACTGCAGCTTCAGAGGACGGGGAGCAGGCGGGGATCATTTATAGAGACCTTTTTATGAGGTTTGGCTGCTCAAATATAGACGTGATTGCCATTCAAGACAGAGCGTATGCCAATGCAGGTGAAAATATTGAAAAGATCGTTCAAGCCAGCGGTATTTTCTTTACAGGGGGGGACCAGCTCAGGATCACAGCGATGATCGGCGGGACTGCAATGGGTATGGCCTTGCAGCATCTGTATGAGCAAGGGGTTATTATCGGAGGGACCAGTGCCGGAGCATCCGTAATGTCTGATACAATGATTATCGGCGGACAGGGAGATACGCCTGGTGAAGACTTAATTCAGATGGCCCCCGGACTAGGACTTTTGAAGGGTGTCATTATTGACCAGCATTTTGCCCAAAGAGGAAGGATTGGACGGCTAATGACGGCTGTCTCTTTAAATCCGTACTTTTTAGGAATGGGAATTGATGAAGATACATCTGTCCATATCAGAAAAGACGGGACCTTTCGGGTGATCGGGCGCGGAACAGTACTTATTGCCGATGCTTCATGTGCAGTGATCAGTAATGTGGACGACTTAAATAATGGGAAGCCTCTGGCCCTTGCCCCGGTCAAAGTACACGTTTTGAGTGAAGGCTGGAGATTTAATATTACTGAACGGACCAGCTTTCTGAGTGAGGCTGAAGGATTCAGTATGAATCATTCGGAGCTGTCTAAAAAGGAAATGAAACAGGAGGCTACATCTTCATGA
- the yabG gene encoding sporulation peptidase YabG, producing the protein MFKTGDIVARLSYNQDLFLKILALNKRRKKVTAVLGGLNYRLIADADVDDLIFKDDKQIVHYQLADSQEVYKKFRKVVYDRKFNVEEEYFEIPGKILHLDGDQEYLDHCLKTYRQLGLQAKGICKSEAEQPKAIAGSLRDYPADILVLTGHDSLLKGKSNLKSLDSYRSSGHFVQSVTEARRIQPNKDQLVIFAGGCQSNFEAIIEAGANFASSPRRMLIHALDPVFLVESIAYTPIDRTVSLKDIIRHTVTGVDGVGGIETRGQLRRGYPKVEH; encoded by the coding sequence ATGTTTAAGACAGGAGATATTGTGGCCCGCCTTTCTTATAACCAGGATTTATTTCTAAAAATACTGGCCCTGAATAAAAGGCGCAAGAAAGTAACGGCAGTACTCGGTGGGCTCAATTACCGATTAATCGCCGACGCCGATGTCGATGACCTTATTTTCAAGGATGATAAGCAAATTGTCCATTATCAGCTGGCCGATTCTCAGGAAGTTTATAAAAAATTCCGTAAGGTTGTCTACGACCGCAAATTCAACGTTGAAGAAGAGTACTTTGAAATACCGGGCAAAATTCTTCATTTGGACGGAGATCAGGAATATTTGGATCATTGTCTAAAAACGTATAGACAATTGGGACTTCAGGCCAAAGGAATTTGTAAATCGGAAGCGGAACAGCCCAAGGCAATTGCCGGGTCTTTGCGAGATTATCCGGCGGATATTCTGGTTTTGACAGGTCATGACTCTTTGCTTAAAGGGAAGAGTAATTTGAAAAGTCTGGACAGCTACCGGAGCTCGGGCCATTTTGTGCAGTCCGTTACAGAAGCAAGGCGAATTCAGCCGAATAAAGATCAGTTGGTTATCTTTGCAGGCGGATGCCAGTCTAATTTCGAAGCAATTATTGAAGCCGGTGCAAACTTTGCCTCTTCGCCAAGGCGAATGCTGATTCATGCCTTAGACCCTGTGTTTCTGGTGGAAAGCATTGCCTATACGCCAATTGACCGTACCGTTTCTCTCAAAGATATTATTCGGCATACAGTTACGGGTGTAGACGGTGTAGGCGGAATTGAAACAAGAGGACAGCTCAGAAGAGGTTACCCCAAAGTAGAGCATTGA
- a CDS encoding GntR family transcriptional regulator, which translates to MERRLVPVKLDSYKPLREIVLEALREAIVSGVLEPGERLMEIQLAEEMGVSRTPVREAIRKLELEGFVVMVPRRGAYVAGVSHKDVKDVFEIRAALEGLAAGLAAEKITEEEIDEMERILYYEKMPDSLDVIVQSDIDFHALLYKASRNERLIQILANLKEQTQRFRTTSLAVPGRVKNTIQEHRAIIDAVARHDVEEAQKLAAAHIENAGNVMFEALRGMSSSRKSE; encoded by the coding sequence GTGGAAAGACGTTTAGTACCGGTAAAACTTGATAGTTATAAACCTCTGAGGGAAATTGTGCTTGAGGCCCTACGGGAGGCTATCGTCAGTGGAGTCCTGGAGCCAGGAGAACGCTTGATGGAAATCCAGCTGGCAGAAGAAATGGGCGTAAGCCGTACACCTGTAAGAGAAGCGATCCGCAAACTTGAACTGGAGGGCTTCGTGGTCATGGTTCCGCGAAGGGGCGCTTATGTGGCAGGGGTCTCTCATAAGGATGTTAAAGACGTATTTGAAATTCGCGCAGCCCTGGAAGGACTGGCAGCAGGACTCGCCGCCGAGAAGATTACAGAAGAAGAAATTGACGAGATGGAACGGATTTTATATTATGAAAAAATGCCTGATTCTCTGGATGTTATTGTCCAGTCCGATATAGACTTCCACGCTCTTTTGTATAAGGCAAGCAGGAATGAGAGGCTGATTCAGATTCTTGCGAACCTGAAAGAGCAGACACAGCGGTTCCGGACAACATCTTTGGCAGTTCCGGGAAGGGTTAAAAATACGATTCAGGAACACCGGGCGATCATTGATGCTGTGGCAAGGCATGATGTGGAAGAAGCGCAAAAGCTTGCAGCGGCACATATTGAAAATGCCGGGAATGTCATGTTTGAAGCTTTAAGGGGTATGTCGTCGAGCCGCAAAAGCGAATAA